Proteins encoded by one window of Vibrio panuliri:
- the fusA gene encoding elongation factor G — MTDLSKYRNIGIFAHVDAGKTTSTERILKLTGKIHKIGDTHDGSTTTDFMEQEAERGITIQSAATTCFWNDHRLNIIDTPGHVDFTIEVYRSLKVLDGGIGVFCGSGGVEPQSETNWRYADESHVSRLIFVNKLDRMGADFYKVVDQVQNVLGATPLVMTLPIGIEDDFCGVVDVLSQKAYIWDDSGLPENYSVEDIPADLVEKAAEYREMLIETAVEQDDDLMMAYMDGEEPSLEDIKRCIRKGTRDLAFFPTYCGSAYKNKGIQLVLDAVVDYLPSPTEVDPQPLTNPETGEPTGEFATVSADEPLKALAFKIMDDRFGALTFIRIYAGKMKKGDTILNSATGKTERIGRMVEMHANDRNEIDSAQAGDIIAVVGMKNVKTGHTLCDPKHEVTLEPMIFPEPVISIAVKPKDKNGSEKMGIAIGKMVAEDPSFQVETDEDSGETILKGMGELHLDIKVDILKRTYGVELEVGAPQVAYRETITQAVEDSYTHKKQSGGSGQFGKIDYRIRPGEQGSGFKFTSTVVGGNVPKEFWPAVEKGFASMMDHGVLAGFPTLDVEVELFDGGFHAVDSSAIAYEIAAKGAFRQSMPKAGAQLLEPIMKVDVFTPEDHVGDVIGDLNRRRGMIKDQQAGTTGVRIKGDVPLSEMFGYIGTLRTMTSGRGQFSMEFSHYNPCPNNVAEQVIAEVKERNAKK; from the coding sequence ATGACTGATTTATCAAAATACAGAAACATTGGTATTTTTGCTCACGTAGACGCGGGTAAAACTACCTCTACAGAGCGTATCCTTAAGCTAACTGGTAAAATCCACAAGATCGGTGACACACACGACGGTTCAACTACTACTGACTTCATGGAGCAGGAAGCTGAACGTGGTATCACAATCCAGTCTGCAGCTACTACTTGTTTCTGGAACGATCACCGCCTAAATATCATCGATACTCCTGGACACGTTGACTTCACAATCGAAGTTTACCGTTCTCTAAAAGTACTAGACGGTGGTATCGGTGTATTCTGTGGTTCAGGTGGTGTTGAGCCTCAGTCTGAAACTAACTGGCGTTACGCTGACGAATCTCACGTATCTCGTCTAATCTTCGTAAACAAACTAGACCGTATGGGTGCTGACTTCTACAAAGTTGTAGATCAAGTACAAAACGTTCTAGGTGCTACTCCACTAGTAATGACTCTACCTATCGGTATCGAAGACGACTTCTGTGGTGTTGTAGACGTACTAAGCCAAAAAGCTTACATTTGGGATGACTCAGGTCTTCCAGAGAACTACTCAGTTGAAGATATCCCAGCTGACCTAGTAGAAAAAGCGGCTGAATACCGTGAAATGCTAATCGAAACTGCAGTTGAGCAAGACGACGACCTAATGATGGCTTACATGGACGGCGAAGAGCCTTCTCTAGAAGACATCAAACGTTGTATCCGTAAAGGTACTCGTGACCTAGCGTTCTTCCCAACTTACTGTGGTTCAGCGTACAAGAACAAAGGTATCCAACTTGTTCTTGACGCAGTAGTTGATTACCTACCTTCTCCAACAGAAGTAGATCCTCAACCACTAACTAACCCAGAAACTGGTGAGCCAACTGGCGAATTCGCTACTGTATCTGCAGATGAGCCACTAAAAGCGCTTGCGTTCAAGATCATGGACGACCGCTTTGGTGCACTAACGTTCATCCGTATCTACGCTGGTAAGATGAAGAAGGGTGACACTATCCTTAACTCAGCTACTGGTAAGACTGAGCGTATCGGCCGTATGGTTGAGATGCACGCTAACGACCGTAACGAGATCGATTCAGCACAAGCTGGTGACATCATCGCGGTTGTTGGTATGAAGAACGTGAAGACTGGTCACACTCTATGTGATCCTAAGCACGAAGTTACTCTTGAGCCAATGATCTTCCCAGAACCAGTAATCTCTATCGCTGTTAAGCCTAAAGATAAGAACGGTTCTGAGAAAATGGGTATCGCGATCGGTAAAATGGTTGCAGAAGATCCATCATTCCAAGTTGAAACTGACGAAGATTCAGGCGAAACCATCCTTAAAGGTATGGGCGAACTTCACCTAGACATCAAAGTTGACATCCTGAAGCGTACTTACGGCGTTGAGCTAGAAGTAGGTGCTCCACAGGTAGCTTACCGTGAAACTATCACTCAAGCAGTTGAAGATAGCTACACGCATAAGAAACAGTCTGGTGGTTCAGGTCAGTTCGGTAAGATCGACTACCGCATCCGTCCAGGGGAACAAGGTTCAGGCTTCAAGTTCACTTCAACAGTTGTTGGTGGTAACGTTCCTAAAGAATTCTGGCCTGCAGTTGAGAAAGGTTTTGCTAGCATGATGGACCACGGTGTTCTAGCTGGCTTCCCAACTCTAGACGTAGAAGTTGAACTATTCGACGGTGGTTTCCACGCAGTTGACTCTTCAGCTATCGCTTACGAAATCGCTGCTAAAGGCGCATTCCGTCAGTCTATGCCTAAAGCTGGCGCGCAACTTCTTGAGCCAATCATGAAAGTTGACGTGTTCACTCCAGAAGACCACGTTGGTGACGTAATCGGTGACCTTAACCGTCGTCGCGGTATGATCAAAGATCAACAAGCTGGTACTACTGGCGTACGTATCAAGGGTGATGTACCTCTATCAGAAATGTTTGGTTACATCGGTACTCTACGTACTATGACTTCTGGCCGTGGTCAGTTCTCTATGGAATTCTCTCACTACAACCCATGTCCAAACAACGTGGCGGAGCAAGTGATTGCAGAAGTTAAAGAGCGTAACGCTAAGAAGTAA
- a CDS encoding LysR substrate-binding domain-containing protein: MDKRLRYLAALRYFEVAARQQSYSKAANELCVSQAAVSQTIRRLEEELSCKLFVRKGRSMLLTAKGEMLLSHVSTGFEQILSGLNKIQQEPLEGVLKVSAPPSFASRWLLPRLWKFSIEHPGIPIRIITTCESLDVQHGEVDVAIWQGDACSALEGLEQELLLEEAIYPFCSPMLAQSTSFIEPKQLLDCWLIHFDNSEIDWSKWFAQADVTMDKQTVQWMEVGTFDMAMSAVVAGHGACLASDSLAGDFIERGLLVKPFDLPLSPGIRFHLFTLRDSARKQRINAFTTWLKHEIKQK; the protein is encoded by the coding sequence ATGGATAAGCGATTACGTTATCTTGCCGCGCTGCGCTATTTTGAAGTCGCCGCTCGTCAACAAAGCTACAGTAAAGCCGCAAATGAACTCTGCGTTAGCCAAGCCGCGGTGAGTCAAACCATACGTCGCTTAGAAGAAGAACTAAGCTGTAAACTCTTTGTGCGTAAGGGACGTAGCATGCTCCTCACCGCAAAAGGTGAAATGCTACTTAGCCATGTTTCAACTGGCTTTGAGCAAATCCTAAGCGGGTTAAACAAAATCCAGCAAGAACCGCTTGAAGGCGTATTAAAAGTTAGCGCCCCACCTTCTTTTGCTTCTCGCTGGCTTTTACCAAGGTTGTGGAAGTTCTCTATTGAGCATCCGGGGATTCCAATTCGAATCATCACCACATGTGAATCTTTGGATGTTCAACACGGTGAAGTAGACGTGGCAATCTGGCAGGGAGATGCCTGCTCCGCTTTAGAGGGACTTGAACAAGAGTTATTGCTTGAGGAAGCGATCTACCCTTTTTGCTCGCCAATGCTCGCACAATCAACATCATTTATCGAACCAAAACAACTACTTGATTGTTGGCTAATTCATTTTGATAACTCTGAAATCGACTGGAGCAAATGGTTTGCTCAGGCCGATGTCACAATGGATAAACAAACGGTACAGTGGATGGAAGTGGGAACGTTTGATATGGCGATGAGCGCCGTCGTTGCAGGGCATGGAGCCTGTTTAGCCAGTGACTCTCTAGCGGGGGATTTTATTGAGCGAGGGTTATTAGTGAAGCCTTTTGATTTGCCGCTCTCTCCGGGAATCCGGTTTCATCTGTTCACCTTGCGAGATTCAGCCAGAAAACAACGCATCAACGCGTTTACCACTTGGTTAAAACACGAGATCAAACAGAAATAG